TCCCTGGGTTTGTTGCACTTGGAGGTGTTGCTTGAGACCAGAAATAAGCAGCTCCACTTATTAGGCTAGAATTAGCTGCCTGAAATGCGGTGAAATCTATAGAAGAAGGATATGGGTTTCCGATAAAATTCCAGTTTACACCAGTGTTGGCTGGGTTTACGGCTATCCCAACAGTAATGTCTCCAGTGTTAAAATGACCTTCAAAAGTTGCGCTATCGGTAGCGCCTGAAGGGTGTAGTCTTGCCGCCGTAATAGCATAGCCAACTCCAGGAACCATGGTGTCACTTGAAAGGGCAGGTTGCCAATCGTTGGCATTGTCATCTACATCATCACCATTTGTATCTACAAATTCAGATGCATCAAAATAGAAACGGCGGTCTCCATCAACATCAGGAAATACATTACCTATGGTTTCGTTAACTACGGGAGAGCTCCAATATGTATAGAAATACCATGCGTTTTTTACAGGTGTAACTTTATTAAGTACGGCTGTTGCTGGAGGGTTTAGAGTAAAAGTTCCGGCATCATCATTTTGAACAAAATTCCCTCCGGTTTCAACTCTAATTTCACCGTCGTTAACGAGTACGTCATTTTCTACTTCAATATAAGTACCGTTGTCTATTGTTAGGATAGCGCCAGCATTTACTGTTAAGCTACAAGCGCTAAAGCTACCTGCTGAGGTATTGTAGTTAGATGTAATTATAACTTCAGTGGTTAGGTCTGGTGCGGAACTCCAGCTACTTCCATTCCATGTTGCAGTTGTGGGACATGGTGAAAAAACACCCCAAATTTCAATATTATCAATTGCTAAGTCTTCATCACCTGAGTCAAGATTAAAAATAATTTCAAGATCTAGGAGGTCTCCGGTTCCTAAAATGTTTTGTGTAAATTGAGTAAAGGTATTTGTGATTTCTGTTCCATCCCCAGTTCCGTCAAAGTTAGTGTCTATAAAGGCTGGTGTGTTAAATGTACTTCCATCATTTTCTAGCCATAATAAATTAGAAAAAGTTCCTGTGTTATTTATGTCATAATTAAAATGGACATAATCAGGCCGATCCCAATCTTCGTTAGAATCAGAAGAATCATTTTCAGCCAAGTGAACTCTAAATTCTAAACTAGAATAATTGGTAATGTTGATGTCATTGATGAATAAACGAACGGGAAGGGAGGCTCCTTCACCATCAAGATCTTCCGCGCCAAAATAATAACTTCCTTGGGCATTTAAGAGATTGAAAGAAGTGGAAATATTTGTTCCATCCGTCCTGATGAAATAATCGGCCGAAAAATCAGTGAATTCTGGAATATTTGTAATGTAACCGCCAGGAGATTCGAATGTAACTTCTGCAATTTTACTTTGCCCAAACCCAAAATCAAAGGCTAAAAGCATTAATATTAAAAGGAATAATTTTTTCAAAATTCTTAGGGATTAAAAAGTTCTCTACATTACGTTTCAGGTAATTAGATCGAACTAAAATAAAGAATTATTAGTTAATAAGGTTTTTTATCTAGATGTAATAACTGTTTTTCAGGTTGATTTGCAAATAGCTATCACTGAGTGATTTGTTGTTTTTGATAAAAATCAAGTTTAGTTGCTTGTTTTCCTTAAGGCTGAAAAGTTTAAAGCTAGGTGGCGCGATTATTAAAACTGTTCTAAAAAGCACGTTTATTTAATCTAATTGTTATTTTTGTTACCTATGCAACGTTCCACAAAATCTTATACTTTAGAAGAAGCCACCAGAAAAATGGAGCATTATTGCGCATACCAAGAGCGTAGTCATTATGAGGTTAGGCAAAAGCTAATTAGTATGAATATGATTCCTGAAGTTATCGATGTGGTTGCCGTACACCTTATAGAACATAACTTCCTTAACGAAGAACGATTTGCAATGGCTTTTGCACGCGGAAAGTTCCGTATTAAGCGTTGGGGTAGAGTGCGCATATCCATGGAACTCAAGAAAAAGCAGATTAGTAAAGTAAATATAAATAGAGCACTTTTAGAAATTGAAAATGAGGATTATATCGAGACCTTCAATGAGTTAGCTGAAAAAAAAGTAGAAACTTTAAAAGAGAGCGACGTTTACAAAAAGCGTAAAAAGTTTGTAGATTATTTTCTATATCGTGGTTGGGAGTCTCATTTGGTTTACGAGAAAGCACACGAAATCATTAAATAAAAACATAAAAAAAAGCTGATAGAAAATTATTTCTATCAGCTTTTTTTATAAAAGTGATCCTCAAAAAAGTAAGGAAAACTAAATATTATAAGTTAAATACCATACCTAAATTAACCGTAAATTGGTTGTGTAAAGTTTCTGCAGCTGTTAAAGTTCCAGATTTATATTTAGCGAAAGGCGCGTTAAATTCTGTGTAAACACCAAAGCCATCAGAGAAAAAATAACGAGCACCTAAGTGACCACCAAAGTTTTTAAGTCCAAGACTTAAACCAGGATAAACATCAAAGTTTTCATCAACATTAATAACATTACCAAGGTTAGCATTAAAACGAGCTCTTAAGTCAAAACGTGTATCAAAAGCATCATCCAAAATAACATCGTCAACGCTTAAAAGGTATGAAGTAGAAAAACCAATAGAAATGTTTTCCCCCACACCAAAATCGTAACTTAAATTAAGTCCAGTTCCGTTATCTTGTAAGTTAGCACCAACTTGGAATTTATTATCACCTTTACCTTCAAATGCTTGCGAATGTGCAAACGATACGCTAAGTACAACTAATACTAATAAAATTAAATTTTTATTCATGATTTGAGTTTTATTTAAGTCGGCAAAGATATTACAACTTTTTTAAAATCAAAGGTTTAATTTATAAATGCTTGTTTGTACGTAGTATGGCCTGTTCGTTT
The window above is part of the Algibacter sp. L3A6 genome. Proteins encoded here:
- a CDS encoding T9SS type A sorting domain-containing protein, with protein sequence MKKLFLLILMLLAFDFGFGQSKIAEVTFESPGGYITNIPEFTDFSADYFIRTDGTNISTSFNLLNAQGSYYFGAEDLDGEGASLPVRLFINDINITNYSSLEFRVHLAENDSSDSNEDWDRPDYVHFNYDINNTGTFSNLLWLENDGSTFNTPAFIDTNFDGTGDGTEITNTFTQFTQNILGTGDLLDLEIIFNLDSGDEDLAIDNIEIWGVFSPCPTTATWNGSSWSSAPDLTTEVIITSNYNTSAGSFSACSLTVNAGAILTIDNGTYIEVENDVLVNDGEIRVETGGNFVQNDDAGTFTLNPPATAVLNKVTPVKNAWYFYTYWSSPVVNETIGNVFPDVDGDRRFYFDASEFVDTNGDDVDDNANDWQPALSSDTMVPGVGYAITAARLHPSGATDSATFEGHFNTGDITVGIAVNPANTGVNWNFIGNPYPSSIDFTAFQAANSSLISGAAYFWSQATPPSATNPGNEVLNFDLNDYAVFTIGSGGTAGGVSTEIPTGYVASAQGFFTPALTTGTATFTNSMRMADITSNNQFFKGSASKNLNNTQDNKLWINLTSGNGIFNQVLISYVDGATDGNDGMYYDAPKIVSGNFAAALYTLINNDEAMYAIQGKSNTSINQNEIINLGFNTNVEVPTIFNLSVAQLQGDFLNNNTVYLKDNLLNITHNLSDGDYNFTSETGAFTDRFEVVFKEENTLTVDDIINNESAFQIIQRDSDRVTFKTGTSATLKSIAIYDLFGRKVYQFKGENSSETFNFPNIKTGIYLAKAELSTGVIITKKAIKR
- a CDS encoding regulatory protein RecX, encoding MQRSTKSYTLEEATRKMEHYCAYQERSHYEVRQKLISMNMIPEVIDVVAVHLIEHNFLNEERFAMAFARGKFRIKRWGRVRISMELKKKQISKVNINRALLEIENEDYIETFNELAEKKVETLKESDVYKKRKKFVDYFLYRGWESHLVYEKAHEIIK
- a CDS encoding DUF6646 family protein; translated protein: MNKNLILLVLVVLSVSFAHSQAFEGKGDNKFQVGANLQDNGTGLNLSYDFGVGENISIGFSTSYLLSVDDVILDDAFDTRFDLRARFNANLGNVINVDENFDVYPGLSLGLKNFGGHLGARYFFSDGFGVYTEFNAPFAKYKSGTLTAAETLHNQFTVNLGMVFNL